One region of Atribacterota bacterium genomic DNA includes:
- a CDS encoding DUF2284 domain-containing protein, producing the protein MKPEEYQSLRAICAHLEREVFLAGYEKAFAMPSGPCELCDPCPLQYPCRHPESARPPMEACGIDVYTTVRKFGFPLRMVRSQSEKPNYYALLLLA; encoded by the coding sequence ATGAAGCCAGAAGAATACCAAAGTTTGCGAGCAATCTGTGCTCACCTGGAAAGGGAAGTTTTTCTTGCAGGATATGAAAAAGCTTTTGCCATGCCCTCTGGACCATGCGAACTGTGCGATCCTTGTCCCTTACAGTACCCTTGTCGGCACCCTGAAAGTGCCCGCCCGCCAATGGAAGCCTGTGGCATCGACGTGTACACCACGGTTCGGAAGTTCGGTTTTCCCCTTCGGATGGTTCGCTCTCAATCTGAAAAGCCCAACTATTACGCTTTGCTTCTGCTCGCATAG